In Polyangia bacterium, one DNA window encodes the following:
- a CDS encoding ammonium transporter, with protein sequence MTQARIAAVVCSLVVLTSFAAGATAQTPAPVPVAAAASAAPGAPDLAARVADLEAYVTNGTPKYLTGTSGPGHNSWMMTSTALVLFMTLPGLALFYGGLVRRKNVLSVLAQCLGCAGLVTVLWWAVGYSFAFAPGSSVLGGLKFAGLGGVTAAPNGDYSAWVSQNVFAMYQLMFAIITPGLIVGAIAERMKYSAIMAFILLWMLIVYFPLAHMVWGIDGLMNGVWNAKASIKAIDFAGGTVVHMSSGWSALVLCLILGKRKGFGERPFLPHSMVLTMIGTGMLWVGWYGFNAGSAVAADSIAANAFTATTLAAAIAGSVWPALEWLTRGKPTVLGFCSGIVAGLVVITPAAGFVNPTGAVCIGVLAGVVPFFACTKLKAIFRYDDALDTFGVHGVGGTLGALVTGFFATTEANGNLSTNLAGLVRKTLWIEQIKAMVLTMALSIVGTIVIAMVVKKVVGLRPDAETEEAGLDESDHGEVGYHFDEAGG encoded by the coding sequence ATGACCCAAGCCAGAATCGCCGCCGTAGTTTGTTCACTGGTCGTGCTGACGTCGTTTGCCGCCGGTGCCACCGCGCAGACGCCCGCCCCGGTTCCGGTCGCCGCTGCGGCATCCGCGGCGCCCGGCGCACCCGACTTGGCCGCGCGCGTGGCCGACCTTGAAGCGTACGTGACCAACGGAACGCCCAAGTACCTGACCGGCACGTCGGGTCCCGGCCACAACAGCTGGATGATGACGTCGACGGCGCTGGTGCTGTTCATGACGCTGCCGGGCCTGGCGCTGTTCTACGGCGGCCTGGTGCGCCGCAAGAACGTGCTGTCGGTGCTGGCGCAGTGTCTCGGTTGCGCGGGGCTGGTGACCGTTCTTTGGTGGGCGGTCGGCTACAGCTTCGCGTTCGCCCCTGGCTCGTCGGTGCTGGGGGGCCTGAAGTTCGCTGGCCTGGGCGGCGTCACCGCGGCGCCCAACGGTGATTATTCGGCGTGGGTCTCGCAGAATGTGTTCGCCATGTACCAGCTGATGTTCGCCATCATCACGCCGGGCCTGATCGTCGGGGCCATCGCCGAACGCATGAAGTACTCGGCGATCATGGCGTTCATTCTGCTGTGGATGCTGATCGTCTACTTCCCGCTGGCCCACATGGTGTGGGGCATCGACGGTTTGATGAACGGGGTGTGGAACGCCAAGGCGTCCATCAAGGCCATCGACTTTGCCGGCGGCACCGTCGTGCACATGTCGTCGGGCTGGTCGGCGCTGGTGCTGTGTTTGATCCTGGGCAAGCGCAAGGGCTTCGGCGAGCGGCCTTTTCTTCCCCACAGCATGGTGCTGACCATGATCGGCACGGGCATGCTGTGGGTCGGCTGGTACGGGTTCAACGCCGGCAGCGCGGTGGCCGCCGACAGCATCGCCGCCAACGCCTTCACCGCCACCACGCTGGCGGCGGCCATCGCCGGTTCAGTGTGGCCGGCCCTGGAGTGGCTGACCCGCGGCAAGCCAACGGTCTTGGGATTCTGCTCGGGGATCGTCGCCGGGCTGGTGGTGATCACGCCGGCGGCTGGCTTCGTCAATCCGACCGGCGCCGTCTGCATCGGCGTGCTGGCCGGCGTGGTGCCGTTCTTTGCCTGCACCAAGCTGAAGGCGATCTTCAGGTACGACGACGCGCTGGACACGTTCGGTGTGCACGGCGTCGGCGGGACGCTGGGGGCGCTGGTCACCGGGTTCTTCGCCACCACCGAGGCCAATGGAAATCTCAGCACCAATCTCGCGGGCCTGGTTCGCAAGACATTGTGGATCGAGCAGATCAAAGCCATGGTTTTGACGATGGCCCTTTCAATCGTGGGCACCATCGTCATCGCGATGGTCGTCAAGA